From the genome of Edaphobacter dinghuensis, one region includes:
- the atpA gene encoding F0F1 ATP synthase subunit alpha, which translates to MAKIKADEITELLRQQIENYEQRIQVDEVGTVISLGDGIARVHGLDKVMAGELIEFPHGVAGLAMNLDEDQVGAVLLGDYTEIKEGDEVKRTGRIMSVPVGEALIGRVVNALGEPIDDKGPINTDTYFPVERLAPGVIDRQSVHEPMATGIKAIDTMIPIGRGQRELLIGDRQTGKTAIALDTIINSAKNNLICIYCAVGQKRSSVAQVVQTLEEYGAMAYTIVVAATASEPAPMQYLAPFAATAMGEYFRDNGKHALVIYDDLSKHAASYREISLLLRRPPGREAYPGDVFYLHSRLLERSSKVSDKLGGGSLTALPIIETQAGDVSAYIPTNVISITDGQIFLETDLFNSGVRPAVNVGLSVSRVGFAAAIKATKQVGSTLKLDLAQYRELAAFAQFGSDLDKVTQQQLSRGQRLTELLKQPQFHPLSAEKQVAILFAGVNGLLDDVEVKDLRAFEDGFYPYLESAQASILTDIATKKALDDDIKARLTAAIKDYKSNFLAGLKDKKEAVAAK; encoded by the coding sequence AAGATTAAGGCTGATGAGATAACAGAGCTGCTTCGCCAGCAGATTGAGAACTACGAGCAGCGCATCCAGGTCGACGAGGTCGGCACAGTCATCTCGCTCGGCGACGGTATCGCCCGCGTCCACGGCCTCGACAAGGTCATGGCCGGTGAGCTGATCGAGTTCCCCCACGGCGTAGCCGGTCTCGCGATGAACCTCGACGAAGACCAGGTCGGAGCCGTGCTGCTCGGCGACTACACCGAGATCAAGGAAGGCGACGAGGTCAAGCGCACTGGCCGCATCATGTCCGTGCCCGTCGGCGAAGCCCTGATTGGCCGCGTCGTCAACGCGCTCGGCGAGCCCATCGACGATAAAGGGCCCATTAACACCGACACGTATTTTCCCGTCGAGCGCCTCGCTCCCGGCGTTATCGATCGCCAGTCGGTTCACGAGCCCATGGCCACGGGTATCAAGGCCATCGACACGATGATCCCCATCGGCCGCGGCCAGCGCGAGCTGCTCATCGGCGACCGTCAGACCGGTAAGACCGCCATCGCGCTCGACACCATCATCAACTCGGCCAAGAACAACCTCATCTGCATCTACTGCGCCGTCGGCCAGAAGCGCTCGTCCGTCGCACAGGTGGTACAGACGCTCGAAGAGTACGGTGCGATGGCTTACACCATCGTCGTCGCTGCGACCGCCTCCGAGCCTGCTCCGATGCAGTATCTTGCTCCCTTCGCCGCGACCGCCATGGGCGAATACTTCCGCGACAACGGCAAGCACGCTCTGGTCATCTACGACGACCTCTCGAAGCACGCCGCCAGCTACCGCGAAATCTCGCTGCTGCTCCGCCGTCCGCCAGGACGCGAGGCCTACCCCGGCGACGTCTTCTATCTCCACTCGCGTCTGCTCGAGCGCAGCTCCAAGGTCTCCGACAAGCTCGGTGGCGGTTCGCTCACCGCGCTGCCCATCATCGAAACTCAGGCAGGCGACGTCTCGGCGTATATTCCGACCAACGTCATCTCCATCACCGACGGTCAGATCTTCCTTGAGACCGACCTCTTCAACTCGGGCGTCCGTCCCGCCGTCAACGTCGGCCTCTCGGTCTCGCGCGTAGGATTCGCCGCGGCCATCAAGGCGACCAAGCAGGTAGGTTCGACACTGAAGCTCGACCTCGCTCAGTATCGCGAGCTCGCCGCATTCGCGCAGTTTGGCTCCGACCTCGACAAGGTCACGCAGCAGCAGTTGAGCCGCGGCCAGCGTTTGACCGAGCTGCTCAAGCAGCCGCAGTTCCATCCGCTCTCGGCTGAGAAGCAGGTGGCGATTCTCTTTGCCGGTGTCAACGGCCTGCTCGACGATGTCGAGGTGAAGGACCTTCGTGCTTTTGAGGACGGCTTCTATCCGTACCTTGAGTCGGCACAGGCCTCTATCCTCACCGATATCGCTACCAAGAAGGCGCTCGACGACGACATCAAGGCTCGCCTCACCGCAGCCATCAAGGATTACAAGTCGAACTTCCTCGCCGGGCTCAAGGACAAGAAGGAAGCGGTCGCGGCTAAATAA
- a CDS encoding F0F1 ATP synthase subunit gamma yields the protein MANVLDLRRRIRSVKNTRQITKAMKMVSAAKLRRAQERAMLARPYAQMLSNVLESLVRRTDLYNAQTGNVIHPLLVEREEKNVLVVVVAGDKGFAGAFNSNIVKAAQGFIDSRRAEGQTIDVEPIGRKARDMFRKRYPAANYEKKEEHYDNDLATHFEVIRHRAAPIEIAAEHPTMLLKIEIDEVSDMAHSIIDRYTRSEIDSVYVVYNEFKSVISQRVVVEKLLPIRKLGSHEITVAEVMSEEQRDAAAHAARTSGITITDQGESALDAEAKKFGTAEVDYIFDQEPERLFRHLMPRYVTTQIFHALLESVAAEHAARMTAMDSATSNAGDMIDALSLTMNRVRQAAITKEIIEIVSGAAAL from the coding sequence ATGGCAAACGTTCTCGATTTACGGCGTCGCATCCGCAGTGTGAAGAACACGCGGCAGATCACCAAGGCCATGAAGATGGTGTCGGCGGCCAAGCTGCGCCGTGCGCAAGAGCGTGCCATGCTGGCGCGGCCCTATGCGCAGATGCTGTCGAACGTTCTGGAGTCGCTGGTGCGACGCACCGATCTCTACAATGCGCAGACCGGCAATGTAATTCATCCGCTCCTGGTCGAGCGTGAAGAGAAGAACGTTCTCGTCGTTGTCGTCGCCGGAGACAAGGGCTTCGCCGGTGCCTTCAACTCCAACATCGTCAAGGCAGCGCAGGGCTTCATCGACTCTCGCCGCGCCGAGGGCCAGACCATCGACGTCGAGCCCATCGGACGCAAGGCGCGCGATATGTTCCGCAAGCGCTATCCGGCAGCGAACTACGAGAAGAAGGAAGAGCACTACGACAACGATCTCGCCACTCACTTCGAGGTGATTCGTCATCGCGCCGCTCCTATCGAAATCGCCGCAGAGCATCCCACGATGCTGCTCAAGATCGAGATCGACGAAGTCTCGGACATGGCCCACTCCATCATCGATCGCTACACGCGCTCGGAGATTGACTCGGTCTACGTCGTCTATAACGAGTTCAAGTCGGTCATCTCGCAGCGCGTCGTCGTCGAAAAGCTGTTGCCCATCCGCAAGCTCGGTTCGCACGAGATCACCGTGGCCGAGGTCATGAGCGAAGAGCAGCGCGATGCCGCTGCCCATGCGGCACGCACCTCGGGCATCACCATCACCGACCAAGGCGAGTCGGCGCTCGATGCCGAGGCAAAGAAGTTCGGCACCGCCGAGGTGGACTACATCTTCGATCAGGAGCCGGAGCGTCTGTTCCGTCACCTGATGCCGCGCTACGTCACCACGCAGATCTTCCATGCGCTGCTGGAGTCGGTTGCGGCAGAGCATGCCGCCCGCATGACGGCGATGGATTCGGCAACCAGCAACGCAGGCGATATGATCGACGCCCTCTCGCTCACGATGAACCGTGTGCGTCAGGCGGCAATTACCAAGGAAATTATTGAGATTGTGAGTGGCGCAGCCGCTCTGTAA